The following proteins are encoded in a genomic region of Maribacter hydrothermalis:
- a CDS encoding glycoside hydrolase family 88 protein, whose translation MKIYKRIFLVLFVVFGWCNAQEAKIKETFLDRVADQYEYLYHNSIKFLDTNKPMPRTIVNGELHSVSIYDWTSGFHPGSMWNLYKLTNNTEWKNRALYYTKLLDSLQYYTETHDLGFMIGDSYGNALKYIDNQDYEKVMVQASKSLSSRFKPKAEILQSWNTNDRWQCPVIIDNMMNLEMLFEATKISGDSTYYNIAITHANTTMRNHFRDDFSSFHVLDYDIDTGNILKRNTAQGYKDESAWARGQAWGLYGFVVMYRETKDIKYLELANNIANYINNHKNLPEDKIPYWDYDAPVSNNTPRDASAAAITASALYELSTFVDDSLKTSYVNRASNILKSLSTETYLAEVGTNEGFLLKHSTGHLPDNSEIDVPINYADYYFLEALLRQHNLKTEN comes from the coding sequence ATGAAAATATATAAACGAATTTTTCTGGTTTTGTTTGTAGTATTCGGTTGGTGTAATGCCCAAGAAGCTAAAATAAAAGAAACTTTCCTGGACAGAGTGGCAGACCAATACGAATATTTATACCATAATTCTATAAAATTTTTAGATACTAATAAACCAATGCCAAGAACTATAGTTAATGGCGAATTACACTCGGTAAGTATTTATGATTGGACCAGTGGATTTCACCCAGGTTCTATGTGGAATTTATATAAACTTACAAATAATACAGAGTGGAAGAATAGAGCTCTTTATTACACTAAACTTCTAGACTCTTTACAATATTATACCGAAACTCATGATTTAGGTTTTATGATTGGCGATAGTTATGGGAATGCTTTAAAGTATATTGATAACCAAGATTATGAAAAGGTAATGGTACAAGCGTCAAAATCTCTCTCATCACGTTTTAAGCCAAAAGCCGAAATTTTACAATCTTGGAATACCAATGATAGATGGCAATGTCCTGTTATTATTGATAACATGATGAATTTAGAAATGCTTTTTGAAGCAACAAAAATTTCAGGGGATTCAACCTATTATAATATAGCGATAACTCATGCAAACACGACCATGCGTAACCATTTTAGAGATGATTTTAGCTCTTTTCACGTATTGGATTATGATATAGATACTGGCAATATTTTAAAAAGGAATACAGCACAAGGTTATAAAGATGAATCTGCTTGGGCACGTGGGCAAGCTTGGGGTCTTTATGGATTCGTGGTCATGTACCGTGAAACTAAAGATATAAAATATCTAGAGCTAGCAAACAATATAGCAAACTATATAAATAATCATAAGAACCTACCAGAAGATAAAATACCTTATTGGGATTATGATGCGCCGGTTTCAAATAACACCCCTAGAGATGCTTCTGCTGCAGCTATTACGGCATCTGCTTTGTATGAGCTTAGTACCTTTGTTGACGATTCTTTAAAAACCAGTTATGTAAATAGGGCATCCAATATTTTAAAATCCCTAAGTACTGAGACTTATTTAGCTGAGGTAGGTACTAATGAAGGCTTTTTACTGAAACATTCTACAGGTCATCTGCCAGATAACTCAGAAATAGATGTTCCTATTAATTATGCAGATTATTATTTTTTAGAAGCACTTTTACGCCAACACAATTTAAAGACAGAAAACTAG
- a CDS encoding NAD(P)/FAD-dependent oxidoreductase, which yields MNKNVVVIGGGIVGLCTAYFLNKEGFEVTVIDKGDITSGASFVNAGYITPSHIIPLASPGMIAKGIKMMFNSASPFYMKPRLDADFLKWSWQFHKSSTPAKVEKAIPLIKEINLISRELFTDIKNSGDLGDFQLERKGLLMLYKTEASYLHEKKVADRVAFEGLEVTELNKEELKTLEPNVQIDAEGAIHYECDGHTTPTEVMPKLLNYLIQQGVSINTNEEVLDIKSSNGILKEIITDKDNYKPAEVVMAAGSWSGELAKKLNLSLSLQGGKGYRINVERETGISIPAILMESKMAVTPMNGFTRFAGTMEFSGNNTIVRKERVLAIANGAHSFYPELEINSAEINSAKTGLRPVSPDGLPYIGKSTSIKNLTIATGHAMMGWSLGPVTGKLVSEVISNKKTSMDITSFSPNRTF from the coding sequence ATGAATAAGAACGTTGTAGTCATTGGTGGGGGAATTGTTGGCTTATGTACTGCCTACTTTTTAAATAAAGAGGGTTTTGAGGTAACGGTAATTGATAAAGGGGATATCACCTCTGGAGCATCATTCGTCAATGCAGGATATATTACACCAAGTCATATTATTCCGTTGGCATCACCTGGTATGATTGCAAAAGGGATAAAAATGATGTTTAATTCTGCAAGTCCGTTTTATATGAAACCAAGGCTAGATGCAGATTTTTTGAAATGGTCATGGCAATTTCATAAATCATCTACCCCAGCAAAAGTTGAAAAAGCAATTCCGTTAATAAAGGAAATTAACCTTATAAGTAGGGAGCTATTTACCGACATAAAAAACTCTGGCGATTTAGGTGATTTTCAATTAGAGCGTAAAGGTCTATTAATGCTTTATAAAACTGAAGCAAGTTATCTACATGAAAAAAAAGTTGCTGACCGAGTAGCTTTTGAAGGGCTAGAAGTTACTGAATTGAATAAAGAAGAATTAAAAACTTTGGAGCCAAATGTACAAATTGATGCGGAAGGTGCTATACATTATGAGTGTGATGGACATACAACCCCAACAGAGGTTATGCCGAAGCTTCTAAATTATTTAATACAACAAGGTGTTAGTATAAATACAAATGAAGAAGTATTAGATATTAAAAGTTCTAATGGAATACTAAAGGAAATAATTACAGATAAGGATAATTATAAACCAGCTGAAGTGGTAATGGCTGCTGGTTCTTGGAGTGGAGAACTTGCAAAAAAATTGAATTTAAGTTTATCATTACAAGGAGGTAAAGGATATAGAATAAATGTAGAACGAGAAACAGGAATCTCTATACCTGCAATTTTAATGGAATCTAAAATGGCGGTAACACCAATGAACGGCTTTACCCGGTTTGCCGGTACTATGGAGTTTTCAGGTAATAATACTATTGTAAGAAAAGAACGTGTACTAGCAATTGCTAATGGCGCTCATTCTTTTTATCCCGAATTAGAAATTAATAGTGCTGAAATCAATAGTGCTAAAACGGGATTACGCCCAGTATCCCCAGATGGTCTTCCGTATATAGGTAAATCTACAAGCATCAAAAATCTAACCATTGCTACAGGTCATGCCATGATGGGGTGGAGCTTAGGACCAGTAACGGGAAAACTGGTTTCTGAGGTTATATCCAACAAAAAAACCAGTATGGACATCACTTCATTTAGTCCAAATAGAACTTTTTAA
- a CDS encoding response regulator, producing the protein MHVLLIEDDLIEVMKLKRTVSKLHLKHTIVEAKNGEEALSLLRSGEKLPDIILLDLNMPRMNGIEFLNILKSDELLQYLPTVILTTSENRADLLKCYQAGIAGYVIKPLKYEDYEFKLNAVLQYWEVNQLVKG; encoded by the coding sequence ATGCATGTTTTATTAATAGAAGACGATTTAATCGAAGTTATGAAGTTGAAACGCACCGTTTCTAAACTTCATTTAAAGCATACTATTGTTGAAGCCAAGAATGGAGAAGAAGCCTTGAGCCTTTTAAGATCAGGGGAAAAATTACCGGATATTATATTGTTAGATTTAAATATGCCTAGGATGAATGGTATAGAATTTCTTAATATTCTTAAGAGTGATGAACTGTTGCAGTATTTGCCAACAGTTATATTGACCACTTCTGAAAATAGAGCAGATTTACTTAAATGTTACCAAGCAGGTATTGCTGGATACGTTATAAAACCCTTAAAATATGAGGATTACGAGTTTAAGTTAAATGCGGTATTACAATATTGGGAAGTAAATCAATTAGTTAAAGGCTAA
- a CDS encoding heme NO-binding domain-containing protein, producing the protein MKGIVFTEFLEMVETQFGLETVDNIIEKSNLPSQGIYTSVATYDFNEMVALITQLSEEVNLPAGDLIYALGLYLFAGLKNAHPEVIQSYRSPIGLLYAIEDHIHVHVKKLYPEAELPTFKILEKTDTSISMIYSSSRGLFRLAQGLMEKAFEHFNGKADITYELLKDDGTEVKFDIVQNG; encoded by the coding sequence ATGAAAGGTATTGTTTTTACAGAATTTTTAGAAATGGTCGAAACCCAGTTTGGTTTAGAGACCGTTGATAACATCATAGAAAAATCAAATTTACCATCTCAGGGTATATATACCTCTGTTGCCACCTATGATTTCAATGAAATGGTGGCTTTAATTACCCAATTAAGTGAAGAGGTAAATCTCCCGGCAGGAGACTTAATTTACGCTTTAGGACTTTACTTGTTTGCAGGTTTAAAAAATGCACACCCCGAGGTTATACAAAGTTATAGATCACCAATTGGTTTGCTTTACGCCATAGAGGACCATATTCACGTACATGTAAAAAAACTGTACCCCGAAGCCGAATTGCCAACATTTAAAATTCTTGAGAAGACCGATACTTCTATATCAATGATCTATTCCTCGTCTAGAGGACTCTTTAGATTGGCACAGGGCCTTATGGAAAAAGCCTTTGAACACTTTAATGGTAAGGCAGATATTACTTATGAACTTTTAAAAGATGACGGTACTGAAGTAAAATTTGATATTGTACAAAATGGATAA
- a CDS encoding PAS domain-containing sensor histidine kinase yields the protein MDNTEVILLKKALLRQKEARKQAERILEEKSKELYDVSSHLKDINSKLENLLSEKTSELDGIFINIIDPYVVMDMSFNVINMNTSAKEFLGFDHTKNLINLSEFIHPEFLAYTQESMQSLLQVGTLSNYRAKILTKNAGEKWVQISASLVYDKNRNPIAAQGIIRDITQETEVKSLLVEQKKQLDLIVENSPLGIVLSVNGEIIKANNAFVEMLGYTEFELRKRSLKELSEPEDPTIGKSLLEQMNAGEIDSFKAVKKFTKKDNSKILAKTMVTAITKNKGKSDYQVAIIEDISRQLESERKLKASENRLSALISNLQTGVLLEDEDGKIALTNQMFCNIFNINETPKDLIGTDCRGYAEISKNVFKNSKNFMSRIEEILEKKETILADELEMTDGKVLARDFIPIDNEGDYKGHLWAYNDITISKKYRKNLEAQREKYGSIIANMNLGLVEVDNEDVIQMVNQSFCKMSGFEMDELIGKVASKLIKINDDCIITTKNQDRREGKSESYEVEVIDKSQNKKHWLISGAPRYDDTGRVIGSIGIHLDITEHKELELQKEKLLLDLENSNQGLQEYAHIVSHDLKSPLRSISALATWLFEDYKDVLDEGGRQNLELMQEKVASMDKLIQGILEYSTANNSALSDSKIDLNTIISDIRETIYIPEHVDLVVPKQLPSIMADRTKLYQVFQNIIGNAVVHIERDVGIVEVLFKDLGEYWQFTISDNGVGIPEEYHKKIFEIFQSIGNNERSTGIGLSIVKKIVDRYHGDVWVDSVVGEGTQFHFTIKKILTS from the coding sequence ATGGATAATACGGAGGTTATTCTTTTAAAAAAAGCCTTATTAAGACAAAAGGAGGCACGTAAACAAGCAGAGCGTATTTTAGAGGAAAAGTCTAAAGAGCTATATGATGTATCTAGTCATTTAAAAGATATAAACAGTAAGCTCGAGAATTTGTTAAGTGAAAAAACCTCTGAACTAGATGGTATTTTTATAAATATAATTGACCCTTATGTTGTCATGGACATGAGTTTTAATGTTATTAATATGAATACATCGGCCAAGGAGTTTTTGGGATTTGATCACACTAAAAATTTAATAAACTTATCGGAGTTTATTCACCCAGAGTTTTTAGCATATACACAAGAATCCATGCAATCTCTATTACAGGTAGGTACACTTTCCAATTATAGAGCAAAAATTTTAACTAAAAATGCAGGTGAAAAATGGGTTCAAATTAGCGCAAGTTTAGTTTATGATAAAAATAGAAATCCTATTGCAGCTCAGGGTATTATAAGAGATATTACTCAAGAAACCGAAGTAAAAAGCTTATTAGTAGAACAAAAAAAACAATTAGACTTAATTGTAGAAAACTCTCCGTTAGGTATTGTTTTATCAGTAAATGGTGAAATAATAAAAGCAAATAATGCTTTTGTAGAAATGCTAGGTTATACTGAATTTGAGCTAAGAAAACGTTCCCTAAAAGAATTATCGGAACCTGAAGACCCAACAATTGGCAAAAGTTTACTAGAGCAAATGAACGCTGGTGAAATTGATAGTTTTAAAGCAGTTAAGAAATTTACCAAAAAAGATAATTCTAAAATTTTGGCTAAAACAATGGTTACTGCAATTACAAAAAATAAAGGTAAATCAGATTATCAAGTTGCAATAATAGAAGATATTTCTAGGCAGTTAGAGTCAGAAAGAAAATTAAAAGCATCGGAAAATAGACTGTCAGCCTTAATTTCTAATTTACAAACAGGTGTTCTCTTAGAAGATGAAGATGGTAAAATTGCATTGACCAACCAAATGTTCTGTAACATATTTAATATAAACGAAACACCAAAAGATCTTATTGGGACTGATTGTAGGGGATATGCAGAGATAAGTAAAAATGTTTTTAAGAATTCTAAAAATTTCATGAGTAGAATTGAAGAAATTTTAGAAAAAAAGGAAACTATTTTGGCCGATGAACTTGAAATGACAGATGGAAAGGTTTTGGCTAGAGATTTTATTCCTATTGATAATGAAGGAGATTATAAAGGACATTTATGGGCATATAATGATATTACAATAAGTAAAAAATATAGAAAAAATTTAGAGGCGCAGAGAGAAAAATACGGAAGCATTATTGCTAATATGAATTTAGGTTTGGTTGAAGTAGATAATGAAGATGTAATACAAATGGTTAATCAAAGCTTCTGTAAAATGAGTGGCTTTGAAATGGACGAACTTATAGGCAAGGTTGCATCTAAGTTAATTAAGATAAACGACGATTGTATCATAACTACAAAAAACCAGGATCGTAGAGAAGGTAAATCGGAATCTTACGAAGTAGAAGTAATTGATAAATCACAAAATAAAAAGCATTGGCTAATAAGTGGTGCTCCTAGATATGACGATACTGGTAGGGTTATAGGGTCTATTGGAATTCATTTAGATATTACCGAACATAAAGAACTTGAACTACAGAAAGAAAAGTTATTGTTAGATCTAGAAAATAGTAATCAAGGTCTTCAAGAATATGCACATATAGTATCTCATGACCTTAAATCTCCTTTAAGAAGTATTAGTGCGCTGGCAACTTGGTTGTTTGAGGATTATAAAGATGTCTTAGATGAAGGTGGTCGTCAAAATCTTGAATTAATGCAAGAGAAAGTAGCTTCTATGGATAAATTAATTCAAGGAATTTTAGAATACTCTACCGCTAACAACTCTGCTCTTTCAGATTCAAAAATAGATTTGAATACCATAATTTCTGACATTAGGGAAACCATTTATATCCCAGAACATGTAGATTTAGTTGTACCAAAACAGCTACCTTCGATTATGGCCGATAGAACTAAATTATATCAAGTTTTTCAAAATATTATTGGTAATGCCGTGGTACACATAGAAAGGGATGTTGGTATTGTAGAAGTTCTTTTTAAAGATTTAGGAGAATATTGGCAGTTTACTATTAGTGATAATGGTGTCGGCATACCAGAAGAATATCATAAAAAGATTTTTGAAATTTTCCAGTCAATTGGAAACAATGAAAGATCAACAGGAATAGGACTATCGATCGTAAAAAAAATTGTTGACCGTTATCATGGTGATGTATGGGTAGACAGTGTTGTTGGTGAGGGAACCCAATTTCATTTTACAATAAAAAAGATTTTAACTAGTTAA
- a CDS encoding FIST signal transduction protein, with the protein MKIIQGIKKTKESFVFKDSAQLKEPLVLVFGNRYMLESDDIYAEVKDLFPDGHIVFGTASGEIIDDKVLNDSVVLTAIEFEKSTIMVKRSNVKDHDNNEINLGESLMTEFPKENLRHLFLISEGSTVNGSALINGIEKVKDKNVKLSGGLCGDDDRFERTLASYNENPKEGEIVAIGFYGETLEITSANFGGWTAFGPERIVTKSKGNVLFELDGKPALDLYKTYLGEKAKELPKSALLYPLSVKSTEESEPLVRTILNIDHEDNAMILAGDVPEGARVQLMMSSVDDIVHGAYRAAEYAMRGRKKNPDLALLISCIGRKLVMDQRTEEEIEEVKSVIGEQAFISGFYSYGEMAPFNNQNECKLHNQTMTLTLFSE; encoded by the coding sequence ATGAAGATAATTCAAGGAATTAAAAAAACTAAAGAGTCTTTTGTATTTAAGGATTCAGCACAGTTAAAGGAACCTTTGGTTTTGGTTTTCGGAAATAGATACATGCTAGAAAGTGACGATATTTATGCTGAGGTCAAAGATTTGTTCCCTGACGGACATATAGTTTTTGGTACAGCTTCTGGTGAAATTATTGATGATAAGGTATTAAATGATTCTGTAGTTTTAACTGCGATAGAGTTTGAAAAAAGCACTATTATGGTTAAAAGAAGTAATGTAAAGGACCATGATAATAATGAAATTAATTTAGGAGAAAGTTTAATGACTGAATTTCCTAAAGAAAATTTAAGGCATCTATTTTTAATATCTGAAGGAAGTACAGTTAATGGTAGTGCTTTGATAAACGGAATAGAGAAAGTAAAGGATAAAAATGTAAAATTATCTGGAGGACTTTGTGGAGATGATGATCGTTTTGAGAGAACTCTAGCTTCTTATAATGAAAACCCTAAAGAAGGGGAAATAGTAGCAATTGGTTTTTATGGTGAAACTTTAGAGATTACCAGTGCTAACTTTGGTGGATGGACAGCCTTTGGTCCAGAAAGAATTGTAACCAAATCTAAAGGCAATGTACTATTTGAACTAGATGGTAAACCAGCTTTGGATCTTTACAAAACCTATTTAGGGGAAAAAGCTAAAGAATTGCCAAAATCAGCCTTACTTTACCCCTTAAGTGTAAAGAGTACCGAAGAATCTGAACCTTTGGTTAGAACAATTCTTAACATTGATCATGAGGATAATGCTATGATCCTTGCAGGTGATGTTCCAGAGGGTGCTAGGGTACAATTAATGATGTCATCTGTAGACGATATTGTACACGGTGCATATCGTGCGGCGGAATATGCAATGAGAGGAAGGAAGAAAAATCCAGATTTAGCGCTTCTAATAAGTTGTATTGGGCGTAAATTAGTCATGGACCAAAGAACAGAAGAGGAAATTGAAGAAGTAAAATCTGTAATAGGCGAACAAGCTTTTATTAGTGGATTTTATTCTTACGGGGAAATGGCGCCATTTAATAATCAAAATGAATGTAAGCTTCATAACCAAACAATGACATTAACTTTATTTAGTGAATAA
- a CDS encoding sensor histidine kinase, producing the protein MHSLLKRQIRKYLSTELESKPEMVNFLEAIEKSYENYDDKFSMLHRSSKISSDELFEANKKLQQEALQQKGILISLENAIRSLTENLNEEEIFNQNIDNEINAENLAGYISNLAIKVSKMTVEKDKLLKSLEFQNQSLNDYAQMVSHDLKSPIRNINALMSWIVEDEKEKFSNTSKENCSLVHENLMKMDKLISGILNHATMGETKERSVEFNVGDVLKEIEKTIYVPGNITFEYAKEMPKIIFVRSRFEQLFMNLFTNAVNATEHKKNGHVKVGYETDEVYWKFSVSDNGKGIAAKHQESIFHMFKKLETTDNATGIGLAIVKKIVALYDGDVWLESQENKGTTFYITLKKKL; encoded by the coding sequence ATGCATTCCCTTTTAAAAAGACAAATTAGAAAATACCTTTCCACGGAGCTGGAATCGAAACCTGAAATGGTCAATTTTTTAGAGGCTATAGAAAAGTCGTACGAAAATTATGATGATAAATTTTCTATGCTTCATAGATCCTCCAAAATAAGTTCGGATGAGCTTTTTGAGGCCAATAAAAAATTACAGCAAGAAGCTCTTCAACAAAAAGGTATTTTAATTTCGTTAGAGAATGCAATACGTAGTTTAACGGAGAATTTAAATGAAGAAGAAATATTTAACCAGAATATTGACAATGAAATCAACGCAGAGAATTTAGCAGGTTATATAAGTAACCTAGCCATAAAGGTCTCTAAGATGACCGTTGAAAAAGATAAACTTTTAAAAAGTCTGGAATTTCAAAATCAGTCTTTGAACGATTATGCACAAATGGTATCGCATGATCTAAAATCTCCAATACGCAATATTAACGCACTAATGAGTTGGATCGTGGAGGACGAAAAGGAGAAATTTTCTAACACTAGTAAGGAAAACTGTTCATTAGTACACGAGAATCTAATGAAAATGGATAAGTTGATAAGCGGTATTTTAAACCATGCTACCATGGGTGAAACAAAGGAGCGTAGCGTTGAATTTAATGTTGGCGATGTTTTAAAAGAAATAGAAAAGACGATTTACGTGCCTGGCAATATAACATTTGAATATGCTAAAGAGATGCCGAAAATCATATTCGTAAGATCTCGATTTGAGCAGTTGTTTATGAACTTATTTACAAATGCCGTGAATGCTACAGAACATAAAAAGAATGGCCATGTTAAAGTGGGTTATGAAACTGATGAGGTTTATTGGAAATTTAGCGTTTCGGATAATGGCAAAGGTATAGCGGCCAAACATCAAGAGAGTATTTTTCATATGTTTAAAAAATTAGAAACAACCGATAATGCTACAGGTATAGGCCTAGCCATTGTTAAGAAAATAGTTGCGCTTTATGATGGAGATGTTTGGTTAGAATCTCAAGAAAATAAAGGAACTACTTTTTATATTACTTTAAAAAAGAAATTATGA
- a CDS encoding Hpt domain-containing protein: protein MMEQPNLNYVDELAGDDVEFRGQFIEIIKNEFPLEKEEYIGHITNARIKETADIVHKLKHKFNILGMENSYRLAVAYEMELLKGKQDNGAKFNDVLTTIEAYLKTI from the coding sequence ATGATGGAACAACCAAATCTTAATTATGTTGATGAACTTGCAGGGGACGATGTTGAATTTAGAGGTCAATTTATTGAAATTATAAAAAATGAATTTCCTTTAGAAAAAGAAGAATACATTGGCCATATTACTAATGCTAGAATTAAGGAAACTGCTGATATTGTTCATAAGCTAAAGCACAAATTTAATATATTAGGAATGGAAAATTCTTATAGACTAGCCGTTGCCTATGAAATGGAATTACTGAAAGGTAAGCAGGACAATGGAGCTAAATTTAATGATGTTTTAACAACGATAGAAGCATATTTAAAAACTATTTAA
- a CDS encoding LytR/AlgR family response regulator transcription factor encodes MNCIIIDDEAMARAIVKQLCSKIPMLNVVEEFDNAICAIKFLNQQDVDVIFLDIHMPGFSGVDFVQTLKNPPKIVLTTSDTNFAIAAYEYECIVDYLVKPITQERFEKCITKITSTSNLKVQQQLAPIPESVDGEDLYINIDRRLIKLKLKEILVIEAKGDYIDVKTEKEKYRVHTTLKKIKEKLPGKLFLQIHRSYIINFLKIIDIEDNSVLIAKNVVPISRSNRPELMRRLNLL; translated from the coding sequence ATGAACTGTATTATAATAGATGATGAAGCTATGGCGCGTGCAATTGTTAAGCAATTGTGTTCTAAAATACCAATGTTAAATGTTGTTGAAGAATTTGATAATGCAATATGTGCAATAAAATTTCTAAATCAGCAAGATGTTGATGTTATATTTTTGGATATACATATGCCCGGTTTTAGCGGAGTAGATTTTGTTCAGACCTTGAAAAATCCGCCAAAAATAGTTTTAACTACCTCGGACACCAATTTTGCAATTGCTGCGTATGAATATGAATGCATTGTAGATTACTTGGTAAAACCGATTACGCAAGAACGATTTGAAAAGTGTATTACTAAAATTACAAGTACTTCAAATCTAAAGGTGCAGCAACAATTGGCACCTATACCTGAATCTGTGGATGGTGAAGATTTATATATTAATATAGACCGAAGGCTTATTAAATTAAAACTAAAAGAAATTTTGGTTATTGAGGCGAAAGGTGATTATATAGATGTAAAAACTGAAAAAGAAAAATACAGGGTTCATACAACTTTAAAGAAAATCAAGGAAAAATTACCGGGAAAGTTATTCTTACAAATACATCGTTCTTATATCATAAACTTCCTGAAAATTATAGATATAGAGGATAATAGCGTACTTATTGCTAAAAATGTAGTACCCATTAGCCGTTCTAATCGGCCAGAATTGATGAGACGATTAAATTTACTTTAA
- a CDS encoding response regulator, translating into MELPEVIFLDINMPFLDGWGFLAEFKKLKSKIANKVNIYMVSSSIRETDVKRALDFEELTGYVVKPLHKAQLAKIFKKIYHENW; encoded by the coding sequence ATTGAACTACCTGAAGTTATTTTTTTAGATATCAATATGCCGTTTTTAGACGGATGGGGATTTTTAGCTGAATTTAAAAAATTGAAATCTAAAATTGCAAACAAAGTAAATATCTATATGGTAAGCTCTTCTATTAGAGAAACGGATGTAAAAAGAGCGTTGGATTTTGAAGAACTAACAGGATACGTGGTAAAACCTTTACATAAGGCTCAGTTAGCTAAAATATTTAAAAAAATATATCACGAGAATTGGTAA
- a CDS encoding universal stress protein yields the protein MEKRILLPTDFSKNSWNAILYAIKLFENNSCDFYILHTYAKEAHGLDNTTLLDPEEGFNKLSEFNSKKGLGEILIRLSELENTEKHNFHVVSESSLLLNAVKKLNSQLHFNMIVLGAKGNNSKSGETYGKHTLEILKNVRKCPILVVPANVDFNIPKEIVLTTNFNTRIKESEITHLVEIAKLSNACIQVLSLTQPKKLTFAQKRNKVYLRKHLSEVAHNFNTLRNVKMATALSCFIDIRQANMISYIDKKPTLLERIGLRKLSLNKLGFHPNIPVLALHSK from the coding sequence ATGGAAAAAAGGATTCTTTTACCAACGGATTTTTCAAAAAACTCATGGAATGCTATACTGTATGCTATTAAGCTTTTTGAAAATAATAGTTGTGATTTTTACATACTACACACGTATGCTAAAGAAGCCCATGGCTTAGATAACACAACACTTTTAGACCCTGAAGAAGGATTTAACAAATTGTCTGAATTTAATTCAAAAAAAGGTTTAGGAGAAATACTAATTCGCCTTTCTGAATTGGAAAATACGGAAAAACACAACTTTCATGTGGTTTCCGAATCTTCCCTGCTATTAAATGCAGTTAAAAAATTAAATTCTCAACTTCATTTTAATATGATAGTTTTAGGTGCAAAAGGAAATAATAGTAAAAGTGGAGAAACTTATGGCAAGCACACTTTAGAAATATTAAAAAATGTAAGAAAGTGCCCTATTCTTGTGGTTCCGGCCAATGTAGATTTTAATATTCCGAAAGAGATTGTTTTAACTACCAATTTTAATACCAGAATTAAAGAAAGTGAAATAACGCATTTGGTTGAAATAGCTAAACTAAGCAACGCATGTATACAAGTTTTAAGTTTAACACAACCAAAAAAATTAACCTTCGCCCAAAAAAGAAACAAGGTTTATCTACGCAAACATTTAAGTGAAGTAGCCCATAATTTTAATACACTTAGAAATGTAAAAATGGCCACGGCGTTAAGTTGTTTTATTGATATTAGACAAGCTAATATGATAAGTTATATTGATAAAAAGCCGACTTTATTGGAAAGAATAGGTTTAAGAAAATTGTCTTTAAATAAACTTGGTTTTCATCCCAACATACCGGTTCTAGCATTACATAGTAAATGA
- a CDS encoding GreA/GreB family elongation factor yields MKYGNLVIEKKEYVLLKRFMNLSGYYKDDTLRLSVQKLVGEMESAIILDASDMYDDVIRFNTTVTVVSDGGWHRKFKLVMPPESDVKNNKISILTPMGAAVMGYSEGDSLVWEFPTGEQKITIQKVEQENQHINLNMVL; encoded by the coding sequence ATGAAGTACGGGAATCTGGTTATTGAAAAAAAAGAATATGTATTACTAAAAAGGTTCATGAATCTTTCTGGGTATTATAAAGATGATACATTACGACTATCAGTTCAGAAATTAGTAGGAGAAATGGAATCGGCAATTATCTTGGATGCATCAGACATGTATGATGATGTAATAAGGTTCAACACCACTGTAACTGTTGTTTCAGATGGTGGTTGGCATAGAAAATTTAAGTTGGTTATGCCTCCTGAAAGCGATGTAAAAAACAACAAAATATCTATACTTACCCCTATGGGCGCAGCAGTAATGGGTTATAGCGAAGGTGATTCTTTAGTATGGGAATTCCCTACCGGTGAACAAAAAATAACGATCCAAAAAGTTGAGCAAGAGAACCAACATATTAACCTAAACATGGTATTATGA